TCGAATCCTATTAACAACAAGCATCCCATCGATATCTTTTGCAATGTACAAGGGAAACCCAGACACAGAATCATACGACACAAGCTCACCAAAACGCACAGTATCAGAAGAAAGTGCACGAGACACAGCTGAGAATCCCAATACACGAGAAACAATTGCATATGTATCATTGAACCTGTCAGACTTCAAGCTATCATTCACCCGCAGATGCAGATCACGCTTGAAAGCTTCCTCAGAAGGAACAAACACAGTGAAAGCAAGATCTTGAGGCAACATGTCCACCATCATTTCACCAAACTTGCCCAAGCTAACACCTTGCAGGGACACTTTTCTGGACCTGATTTTTGGGTTAAACTGAAACCCCATTTCGTTGTTCTTGGTTTGTGCATCTGGAAGCTTAAGAACTGTCACGATCAGAATCAAAAGGCAGCAAACACATACCAGCATGGTTACAAGAGCTATTGAATGCTTCACGATCTGACGCTTCCTCATTTGATTGGACCCAGAATCTAAGAAGCGAAATAGTTGCTATTCTTGAATTGAAGTTATCAACTTTTCACCAAATCACGATCAATGAAACCCAAAGTTCGAGCTTTTAATGCTGAAGACTCAAGTCATACATAGCAAATGAAACTGGtagaatataatattataatattccttttttatttattttgatgtAATTATGTAATTACGCACGTAATCTTGCTTAAAATTATTCCCTAATTAACTACTTATGACCTTTGTGTATTTATACTCAGTTGTTTATAAATGAAAAACATGGAATTCAATTCCTTCATGAAGTACAATAGCATTGGAAAGGTTAATCTTAAAATATCAGAAACTTGGACTCGATTCAAGACAGTTGACAACTTGAGACTTGGCTTCCAAGGAGAAGAAACTAGCGATCTAAAGTTGAACTCTCCGTCAAAGAAACATGCAATCTTCTGAAAATCACATTTCCAAAATgactagattttttttttgtccaaaCTTACTGGTGTTATTGTATCAGGCTGATATGAGGATTGGGCCGGGCTGGCccgttatttatttttattttttcaaaatatgtGGTTGGagaaaaactaaaacaaaaaatgtttcaTAAACATCTAAATTGTGCATACACCTAGAGTGAGATAGAAGAGATGAGAAATAAGTGATAAATGTGATATATCATGTAATGTGAAAGGAAGAGAAATAATCTAAATTGTGGAAATACATGCTTGTTCtgtgtccccgaatgatagctcaagtggtaagagctagggacataagggttgagtggggtgagggtgaagggtcctgggttcgaacccggaggagGGACTACTGAATCTAATTGTGGTAAATTAAAATTACATCCACAATCTTATTTGTGATACATTGAAATTACATTCCACACTCTTATTTAATGTATTATTCATATTTAAGCATACCACATTTAAAATGTGATTGTGAATTTAATGAATACCACAAATTAGAATATAATATTCAGTAAATTGGCTATCACATTTTAGCATGCAATATGTTTAATTTACTGACAAAGTTAACCTATCGTATGATAGTTAGTTTGCGGAATGTAGATTAACATACCGCAAACTATTTctagagagggagaagaaggagatggtGAAGGAGATTAAATGATATTGTTTTTTTTGCCTTTTCCTTAAGTGAGAGTGGCGTACGTAGTTGTGCGGATGAATTGTTATGAAAAATATATCTCTCAAGATATTTACATACTACATACAAAACAATTGATATGTCACTCTTAACAAATGTTTCTTTACACACACCACTCATTAAGTGAATATTGAGCTAAATGTTTAGTTGCGCTACACATTGTTGGTATGATAAAGTAATTAAGATAATTTAGATTTGCTCTAACAAAAAAAGAGATAATTTAGATTTATTTCTCAGGATTGAAATATTGTTTTTCATATGTATAAACTATAAAGTATAAACTAAAGGGCTTTGGCACCGCTCCAAATTGCGAATTTCTCACATCGATCCAAATTGGTTCTTTCTCCCTAATCGAAATTTCCCGATTTCCTTCCTTTGCACCGTCGCACACTTCCTCCAAACCCTCTTCTCCCGCCATGAGCGCCGCCGTCCAAGCCTTCATCTCCGCCATCCCTGTCCATCTCCTCACTTAACGCCGCCGCCCGTGGTAGCGCATCGCATCATACTATCCATCTCTTCCAACTAGGGTTTGTAACAGCAAGGGAACCAAACCAGGTCTTTTCACCTTCGGTGTTGAAATCGCAGAAGAAGAACCATGTCAGTGACAGCAGGTGTTAGCGATACAGTAATCGCTGTAAGAGATAAGCTCAGAGGTAAAATCGGCCAAACCAAAGTGAAGCGGTATTGGCCGGGAAAAGTTCCTGAATGGGCTGATGAGGAGAATGAAGACGACGCCGCCGCTGCCGGCGGTGATTTCAGACCTAACCGGGAAGCTGCATTGGAGGAAGCGTTTCCTCGTCACGAAGAAGATGCGGCGATTGTGAGAAAAGATGACCGCAGGCTCCGTCGATTGGCGGAGAGCCGGATTGATAACCGGGAGGAAGTTAGGGCTGATCATCGTAGAATCCGGCAAGCGGAGATTGTTTCGACTATCGAAGAGGAGGCAAGGAGGCAGGAGAGGTTGGATTTTGAGGAGGATGATGAGGAGGCTTTGGCGGAGAGGAGGAGGCAGTTGAAGGAGAAGCTGCGTCAGAGGGAgctggaagaagaagaagcgctTCCCacggaagaagaggaggaggaggaagaggaagaggaggaggaggagtctgAGTATGAGACTGATTCGGATGAGGAGTATACTGGAGTGGCTATGGTGAAGCCTGTGTTTGTTCCGAAATCTGAGAGAGATACCATTGCTGAGCGCGAGCGAGTCGAGGCTGAGGAGCTGGCTCTCGAGGAGGCGAGGAAAAGGAGATTGGAGGAGAGGAGGATCGAGACGAAGCAGCTTGTTGTTGAGGAGATTCGGAAGGATCATGAGATTCAGAGGAATATGGAATTGGGGGCGAACATTGCTGATGTGGATACTGATGATGAATTGAATGAGGCGGAGGAGTATGAAGCGTGGAAAGTGAGGGAGATTGGTAGGATCAAGAGGGATAGGGAGGAGAGGGAGGCAATGCTGAGGGAGAAAGAAGAGATTGAGAAGGTAAGGAATATGACTGAGGAAGAGAGGAGAGAATGGGAAAGGAAGAATCCTAAGCCAGCTAAATCATCAAAGCAGAAATGGAGATTTATGCAGAAATACTATCACAAGGGTGTTTTCTTCCAAGATGATCCCGACGACCGAGCTGCCACCGTTGGAACTGACAATATTTTCGCGCGTGATTTCTCAGCTCCAACTGGTGAAGATAAAATGGACAAGACAATATTGCCTAAGGTTATGCAAGTCAAGCACTTTGGACGCAGCGGAAGAACTAAGTGGACTCATCTTGTCAATGAGGACACTACTGATTGGAACAACCCGTAAGttcactctctctttctcttatattttagttaaaaaataATGGTAGATTATGTATTCTATTCATTGATATTTCTTTTTGTTCGTTTATCCCTCCAAAACATATATTGTTTATCTGCTATGGCACTGATGCAAAATGGTAATGGACCCTTACTTTCACATTCTTGGCATGATATTGAGAAGCTTAGGTCTAATCTGAAATGTTGATTtatgatttctttttctcttaggaTCTACAAATTTTTAATGCCGATAAGGGATCAAATGATGTAGTACTTTTTATGAAGGATGACTTTTCTTAAAGGAATTTGGTTGTGTGAGATTGATCTTAAGTAGGGATTTGATTGGAAGAAATGTAGTTGAAGACATGTTTCATTTGAAAAAAGCTTAATTAAGCCTTCTATAGATTTTATTTTGCTGGAGTTCATTTTGTAAAAATGTGTACCTGTCTACCTGATTTGAAGTCTACAAATACTTCACCCTGACATCTGtattttctgtttttgttttcctCCTAATGATTATTACTTCTTTAGTGAATTTAGCTAGACTGTAATAAGTGATCTTTACTGATACTTCTTTAGTGAATTAAGCTAGACCGTAAGGAGTGATCTTGTTCTTGCATGTCATGATTTAATTGAATTGTTTATCAGCAGCCATTGTTTTTATCTAAAGTGTCTAGCTCCATATGTGACCAGCTTCTTGGTCTATACTGCACCTACTTCTTCAATCTGATTGTATTCTTCTTTGGTCTCCATCCCCAATATTGTGTGCTATACTTTACCTTTTAATGATTGTGTTGCATGCTTTACCTTTTGTGGTCACCCATTATTCATGTCCCAGTCTGATCTATGATTTGTGTGTACAAAATATTCTATCGAAATTCTTGTAATTGAGATCATGATAATTCTATGCTAAATTATTAACAGTAATTTAGTTGGCATTTAAAGAAGTCAAGTAGCTATTATGTGTCTTTATAATGCATTTTCTTTTAAAGATGTGTTTtttatgtttctgtttgttttgtCATTTGCTTGTGAAGTTAAGAGAGTGTAACATAACAGTTAAAACTTATTATTCTACATTATTATCTTGATTAAGGTCTATTCTCAGTGTCTCTAAAATGCTAGCTTTATTATCAATGCTGAATCTGTTTGTTTTGGATATTGTTGTAACTTGTGTAACCACACTTATGATTTTATAACAACGAAAAGTCAAATAGGGTCTATTCTTTTTTGTTCTTTCACCAGgattttatcatgcattttcaTTCTAGGTTGATAGGCTTACGGTCATTTTATtatatgttgataaacatcttCGAAATTTTGGGCTTTAGCATGTTTAGGTAGAGTTTTCGCTGCTTTGTCACAGAAATTGCTGCATCACCATGTATGCATTTGTTTTAAATTCTACATTTTTCTTTAAGCTGGATTATTGAATATTCTTGGATCCATATAGCTTGGATTGGTTTTTGTTATTAAAGTAAATGCCTTTCTGAGGTCTTTATGCCCTGAAGTACTTTCTATGGGTCTGGTCTATCTCCCATACCATGAATTCTGGATTTGTTAATGCATTGATGGTAGGAATTCATTTTGCTTACCATACAAGGAGTAACATTTTATACTAACTTAATGTTGTTGATTTGTAATACAGGTGGACTTACAATGATCCACTTCGTGCAAAATATAATCAGAAGATGGCAGCAATGGACGCACCTATAGCGAAACCTAAAGGAAGCAAAAAAATGAAGGATTGGGAATCTCGATGAATTTGAAGTTGCGAAAATATGTATTAAGGTATTGACTTTTCAATACGGTGGAGAAATACTAGATTAGATTCTTCCTATCCTGCATATGCTTATGTTGTGGAGTACTTTATGAGAATTAGCACGAGCTTGTTGCTTCTATAGTTGATAATTATGCCCAACGATGCAGTCTAGACCCCTTCTCAAATTTCATGGTTATGGAGTAATTACCAGTCAGAAGAAATAGCTAGTCTGTTGTTTCTATAACTTTGTATAAGGATTTCAGTTCTTGCCTTGGCTTTCTGAAACTTTGACCATATGTTTAATGGATGCTCTCCTTTTCGCTTCCTCTGTGATTATTCCGAGCCCTTTCCCCTATTTTAGTCTCTGTTTTTAAGTGTAAAATAGGTTTTAAATCCTTGTTTTCTTGGCACATAACTCGGGTATGTCTTTCTCCTCCTATCTTTATTATTAGCTTCATGCGTGACTTGAAATCTTGACAAAGTGGTTCTGTTTTATTGGTTCTATGTTCAGCAATTTTTTTGAGTTTCTAACACCAATTTGCTGGCTTTGAAGTGTTGGAAGTGAGCtagaaatatttaattttggtttttggAAAAAATTCTCACCATTGGTGCCAAGAAGGAAGAGATCTTGAATTAACTATACTGGTTTTGATTCCAGATTCTGCATTCTGTTATATGATTCTTGCTATGACTTTTTGGCTTTTAAAAATGGTTTATTGGTGCTTGATATGTGAAATTCTGAGACAAGTGAATTTTAGGGGGTTGGTCTTGTAGCCTGAAAATTGGTTCACAAATGCAAGGAGCACACATGAtgccaattccagaacctttgtccTTAATGGTAGTGCTAGCTGAGTAGGGTTATCAGTGATTGGAACTGTTAGCCTCACTTGCTTAATGGGACGGTCATTAACGTTGTATCTATCTTTGCCTGCGTTCTCTATGACCCTATTTTGAGACACTCCTCTGCTTGATGTAGCTCCCTAATCCAAAAAGCAAAGAAAGGAGAGGACTGAAAGGAACAACCGGCATTATGAAGCGATCCCATAAACTAGTCTTTGAAAGTAGTGATCTCTATAGTCATTCTAATCGACTGTTGTAACCCATTTCAACACTTGCAATTAGATAAAACTGGCTTAAATTTGTATACCCAGATGCAAATTTCAGCTTTGGTTTTAGTAGGACGTCATGATCGTTTGATGAAAGGAAGAGAGAAAGCTGTGAACTTTAGTAAGATGGATAATTTAAGCACCTATGTATAATTGGATAGGTATGTTTATCCCATTTGGAACTTTTTGTtgtgagtatatatatatatatatatatatatatatatatatatatatatatatatatatatatatatatatatatacgggGCTGTTAACTTACACCCACTAGAATTTTAGAAGGTGTAAGTTAACAAGtaacaccttttttttttatggactaaaaaaccaaataacaattttaaaatAACACACAATTATGGGTATAATGGTAATATGCATTGTAGTTTTTTTCTCCATTTCAATAACTGCATATGGATTGCCTTTTTTTTACTCAATTTCAATAACCGCAATCTTCTCATATGGTACTGGCTAGTGCGTCTTCTTAAATTCATGATGGGAGATTAAATTTCTGCAATTGCGTATGgtggttttttgttttgtaaATCAATTGTGAGTTGACAGTTCTTTATTTTCCTATCAAATATCAAGGAGGAAGGTTGCTTGAAAAATCCTATTCATTACTATCAACTCAGTGCAAACATCATGAAATCATGAAGAATGTTTTTTTGAAATCATGAAGAAAAGGGCTCAATAAAAATGGATAATTATTAGTTGATCGTGGCTTTGAGGAAGACAAGAAAAAATCTTTGGGGGAGAAGACACAAAAAAAAGTAGAACGTGGCTTTCAAGAgagataatatttttaaaattaattttaaaaactgaaatgcAAATTACAGTAAAGCCCATAATTGTGTGTtgttattttaacttttaaaatttcatAATTTGGTTTTTTAGTCCATGAATAAAAGGTGTTACTTGTTAACTTACACCTTCTAAAATTCCAATGGGTGTAAGTTAACAaactcctatatatatatatatatatatatatatatatatatatatatatatatatataaaaggatgTATCTTATGTATCCAACTTTTTGTATTTCTATCACCATTCACAACCTCTCCAAAACTATTTATCAGCTCCCTTCTATTCTCAAAAGTACTAAACTAGTAAATTTTGTTAAATCATTAATgactttattatatattttcgTGTTCAGATGCTACATCCAGCTCTCAATACAAAGCAATAAATCTTCAACTCGACAATGATTACTGGAATactttactccctccgttccagaaagtttgttgttttgcaccatttttcaatatcctaaaatgtttgttattttaggaaaccaatgcattttttgctaattttttccttctatactctcatttaatacattttctctcacttatcacctttcatattaaccaaccacaactcttctctattaactacattcttctctatctaagtataatttaatagttgcacatcatactagtaaaattaaataggggcaatctagtcaaattatactatcaataattgttttcttactctttgtgccacaaTCTTAAACTAAAAACTTtctgaaacggagggagtatctaTTGTCTAGATGTTTATTTTCAGACAAGATAACCCCccattttttttcctgtttcttactttttttttgtaagaatTGGGCTGTATCAGTTGCTAAACTCTTAATGGAATCCAATACGTCCTCAACAGGTAACGTACCAAGCTTTTCCAACCAGACATCACATAGGTGGCCATACTGGAGGGCCATAATATCTAAGAATTTCACATTATGGCCACCTTTTTCTCTTGGATGATTTTTGTTGAAGAGAAATACATTTATCattttttgaccaaaaaaaaaaatacatttatcattcgaccaaaaaaaacacatttgttAAGCCCACCGCCATTTCTAATGTCTAAGTTGCATTGATTTATTTTTCCAACTTACCCTTACATTTAAAACTTAATATTTCtgcttttcataattttaattttttccaatgccCCTATCATTCACTAACCTTAACTCTAGAAATTCAAACTTTTCATCTACGGCCTCATTATATAGAGTAGAATTTTAGAGATAATGAGATATTAATTTGGACTCAGAATTAATTGAAGTAATAAAATTATAAGTAAGGATAAAGTAAACTACAAagttttaatgattttttttgcttttaactaactttaaaaaaaaccaactttaaacatttttcttaatcctagagaTTTGGGTAAGATGAACTAGGAACAGATGGAGTAAAAGAAAGGGGTATAAATGGTGAATGATGATAAATATTTCTAAAATGTACTACCTAAATTCTTAATTAACTGtccttttagaaaaataaaattatttgtatATATATGTCCACTTAGTATTTTAAGAGtgcattaattgatatttttccaAGTAATGTTCTTGGAGAACAATAAATGTTATAGggtaaaaaatcaaaacaattcAATACTCCTACCGTTCCAAAATGGTTGTTATTTTAACTTTTCATATATTTTCCAATAGTAGTTGTTTTAGAAATTCAAGATTATTTGTCacatcttcttccatatatactcTCATATAATATTGTGTCTCTCACCTACGTACCCTCTAATTCTCACCGGCCAATCACTGGACCAAtaattttcattctctctttttGTATAACTCAACTTTAAATAGAGGTGTTTTAGTTAATATTTATATCAATTA
This is a stretch of genomic DNA from Lotus japonicus ecotype B-129 chromosome 1, LjGifu_v1.2. It encodes these proteins:
- the LOC130733615 gene encoding uncharacterized protein LOC130733615, yielding MRKRQIVKHSIALVTMLVCVCCLLILIVTVLKLPDAQTKNNEMGFQFNPKIRSRKVSLQGVSLGKFGEMMVDMLPQDLAFTVFVPSEEAFKRDLHLRVNDSLKSDRFNDTYAIVSRVLGFSAVSRALSSDTVRFGELVSYDSVSGFPLYIAKDIDGMLVVNRIRSEIVDVRKKEIVVHVIDGVIMDADFEQSVLSDDTEEED
- the LOC130733616 gene encoding uncharacterized protein LOC130733616, with translation MSVTAGVSDTVIAVRDKLRGKIGQTKVKRYWPGKVPEWADEENEDDAAAAGGDFRPNREAALEEAFPRHEEDAAIVRKDDRRLRRLAESRIDNREEVRADHRRIRQAEIVSTIEEEARRQERLDFEEDDEEALAERRRQLKEKLRQRELEEEEALPTEEEEEEEEEEEEEESEYETDSDEEYTGVAMVKPVFVPKSERDTIAERERVEAEELALEEARKRRLEERRIETKQLVVEEIRKDHEIQRNMELGANIADVDTDDELNEAEEYEAWKVREIGRIKRDREEREAMLREKEEIEKVRNMTEEERREWERKNPKPAKSSKQKWRFMQKYYHKGVFFQDDPDDRAATVGTDNIFARDFSAPTGEDKMDKTILPKVMQVKHFGRSGRTKWTHLVNEDTTDWNNPWTYNDPLRAKYNQKMAAMDAPIAKPKGSKKMKDWESR